A stretch of DNA from Amphiprion ocellaris isolate individual 3 ecotype Okinawa chromosome 18, ASM2253959v1, whole genome shotgun sequence:
GGAAAGAAAGAATCTGTTAGGaaaatgtctggaaaaaaatagtaagttccaaaatacttgaaaacataatacagaatatttAAGTTGCACCTAGAGTGACTAGTGGCTATCATCAGCTAGCTGAAATCAGTCTCTCTGCTGCAGAgactcacctgctgctgaggaggggAGGTCTGGGTCATGTGGGGGCTGCTGGCCCAGAGGAGCAGAATAAGGAGGTGGAGGTATGTAGCCAGCAGAGGCATCAAATGCTGGAGGACTGGGGTAGAAGCCACCTGGTTTCAGGAGCAGAGAGTTGCAAATGAGACAGGCAGCTATAAATGATGTCAGGACACATGAAGGAGGTTTCCACATGAAGTTAAAGTGATGATACAATAACAGTGGTGTTTACTACAGCTCCTACCTGGAGGAGGGGGGTTTGGGTAGGAGTAGCCGGGTGGAGGTCCTGCAGGGTACATTCCATTGGCAGGGGGAGGAGGGTAAGCGTAGGCGCCGTTAGCCATGTAGGGGCATCCACCGAAGCCAGGAGTCACAGGCTGACCTCTGGATGCTAATATAAAGAAACAATGGAGgaaattcagtttgaaatgtctgtaaaataacataaatttgatgtttttgatagTGTTGCTCCGTTACTGTACCCTGAGCTGCAACCTGCAGCATGTACTGGCCAAACTCTATGGCTCCTCCAGCAGCAAAGACAAGCTTGAATGTAGCAGTGCCTTCCCAACCACCTGTAACAGACATGACATGTAGTTACTGAAAGATACGGAGTCCTGCATGTTAATGCACCAATTCAGCCTAAATTACACATGTGACATTATGTTAGAGATGTTATGATGATTGTTAACTATTTCCATCTTTTTTCCCTCTATTCTTACTGAGAATGCAATGCCAgtcccaaaattattcatagcCATTCTCTGTAGCCAATTACAAACCCTTTATTTGCCATCAGCTCACTGAAACAGTTCTTACAATGGCCAACAGTCTCTCTCcatgtctccactgggatttttGTCCATCTCCAGGTTTTTGAGGTTCAAGGCTTTCCTGTCATCTCTCTGGTCTTCAGTTTCTCCACAGATTCTGgatggattcaggtctggattTGGGTAGATCCCAATTCATACCGTTTTCTGTTAACCATTTTTTCACCACTCTGGCACCATGTTTCAGATCACTGTGTTGTTGGAAGGTCCAGTGCTGCCCAAGGCCAAGTTTTTCCACAGACGTatgatgtttttctctgttaGCGTCAATTTTAACTCCGTCTTGCCCTTTGAAATTTTTCACAGCTTGCGACTGCTTTTACTTGTTGATGACGTTCTGCACTGTGGCCACTGGCACTTGAAAACACCCGGATAAGGCTTTATTGCCTTTCTCTGTCTTGTGAGCAGCCACAATGATCTTTCACTGATGAACCCTGATAGCACTTTGGTTTTAGTCATAACTTGCAATTGACAAGTAAATAACTACAGAACTACTGCATCAGCTGCTCTCAGTTTCTAGAACATGGCAAAAATTACCAGAGACATTTGGAATGGTATAGAAGCTGTATTTACTCAAAAATGTGCAAGAATTTCAAAGGGTATGAATATATTCTGGCATGGCATTTATggtgaaaaatatatttcaaaagaACACATAGAGATAGTTAAGATTTATCAATTACAAATAGCCAGAAAGAGCcaattggtaaaaaaaaaaaaaaaacacctcattaTAAATTGAAATTTAATGCCTAACTATACTTGAACGCATAGATATACCTACCTCCAGGTTCTGCGTTGACAGTGCCCTTGATGTAATTGGCCCCCAGAACAGGTTGTTTGACCTCACAGCCCTTCATCAGGTAGAAGGGCATCATAAAAGACTGCAGAGCATCCCGCCCTTTAGCCAGAAAGATCACCTgggagaaaacaacagcagctagCATCGTATAAACACTCACTTAAACTCAAAGAACAACTTCAACTGTCCACACGAACCTCAAAGACTTAAATCTAAACCTAATAGAGTCAATAAGTGGAAAAGTTGAGTGCTGCAGGTTGTTGTGCACTTGGCTGTGGGGGCATTATGTCAACATGAGGCTGGTACCCACCCTGTATGGAGTCAGGTAGATGCTGCCCTTCTTGCTCTTTCTGAAGGCTTCAGGCAGGCTGTCCACATCACAGAAAACCAGCTCCACGTTGTCATAGTTCATCAACACACTaaggacagaaagacacacGATGTTACATCTACTTGATCGCAGAAGACACATTTGTTAGGaggaacaacaaaaatgtgacattacaTTATGTTTACAATGtacattagacttttttttttttttacagaggtTTTGTTTGCTTAATAATAGCTCAAGTCCCACTTTTATAATCTTTGCCTAAACAGCTTAAAAAATGAGATCATTGGGATATTGTGCAACTGTCCAGTTACCAAACATGGCTCATCAGTTGCTCTCAGTAAACAGTAAAAGGATTAGGCTTACATGCCATCTAGTGTCAGGGCTTACTCCAGGTACTAGGTTAGCTGTAATGGGTTTACCATTTCGAGAAGAATCTGTCAGTGATGTACACCCATTTGAACTGTGGTGACTTGCTGTGgttgcaacaaaacaaaacaaagctttgATAGCAGGCCAGAGTGCAGATGGTGAAGGCTGTAGGCTATGCAGCAGCACTGCTCTGTAAGGAATGCTATGCTACTGTTACCATGAGTCTAAATGACGTTGTATTGTCGATACGTTTGAGTGAAAGTAACATTTAGAATATTTATGTAAGCAGACGTGAAGCCTGCAGTGGTGATATAACAGGCTGAAGGCCATATTTGGGCTACGACCCGGTTCTGGAGAAAACGACGCGATGTTCATTAAGAAACATGGCGTTACAACAATTAATGTAGCCCTGCTCGTCAGCCAGCGTTTAGGTGCATGTTGGGTGTCGTCATGCTCTCATTAGGAGCCACCCTTTAATTCGGCTTATACGACAGATAttacatttgttaaaaaaaatattctagtCGAAAAAAATTAAACTCTAACGACCGTGGAAAGCCATCTCCccttatttttgtcagataaaGCTAGCAGGCGCTTAAAGTTCTGATTCAATGGAATTAGTTTACGACTGTGTGTGTACAAGCCTGGTTAGAAATGTAGAATTAGCAGTGCTGCTGTGTAAAGTATGAATTATCACAGACACATTACTGTTAAATGAGCGTGGCGCTCCGTTCCCCCGCGAGGACAGAGTCTAACTTGTTAACGGACACCGCTAGCTAAGCGCTAACGTTACCTCTCACTGTTGTTGATGATGACTCCGCCGGACTCCGAGTGGTTCTGGTTCAGAGTCATGTCCTCGGGCCTCCACACGCTCTCACGGCGGAACAGACGACTAAATAGTGACTTCGTCTACCAGAAATCGTGTCTTCGGGCCTGTCAGCAGCCTCTGTGGTCTCTCCCTCGGCTGATAGCGGTTGTTGTGATGAAGCTCTGCTGCACCTGCTCTTCCGCCATGCGTGGGAAACGCCCACGAGGTGACGTCACATAGCCTACAAACGTCTGtatgtttatttaatgttgaaaattaTTGTGATGTTTATTACAAACAGACATATTGAAAACAAAATAGTCATTTGACTCTGAATAAATTATATTCAGCAATGTGTAATTTACGTTATATAGTCAGAGAAGTTTCTACTGGCTCTACAGTGGTGAAACTAAGTAAATTTACTCAAGTGCAGTACTTAAATACTATTTTGAtgtagttgtgtttttcttgagtATGttcattttatgctactttctaCTTCTACTatgctgtaaaaaatacatgggtcattccatctcaaaccATCACATTTTTAGATCAATCTGTGCTCGGCCATCCCTGAGTTGgaatttttatttcataaaatcTGGACATTTATAAAGatgttaattacattttatccTGATATAtcaacaagcaaaaaaaaaaaatcaaaaatttaaaaatacaaatatcagGCAATCCacttttatcaattttttttcacacattggAATCTGAGGCTATGTTTGAATGATAATATCTTAGGAACTGTTTTTATTCaagtttctttatttatttatttattttactgatttattgcTGTCATCATGCCATATCATTGATTTAGTCATTGCattattggacaagtagatcaaatatgataaattaaaataagaatttaaaaacatttaaagtaagttttaaaagtattttatattaaaaagtattctatatgttatgttttgtattattgttacATGCAGCTACATATGGTTATAAAAATATCACTAgctgacttctgcattatcaatttttgttaatgttttctTAAAGAATTCACGAGGCAAACTTTACTATACCAACTCCATGATACATGTAAGATAATAGGCTATTCTGACTCCTAAATGAAATGCACGTATAGAGTGCACATATGTGTAAAAGCATTCCTACTTAGATTCATACCTGTAGTACAGTAGATTCTAATTAAATGCAGATACTTCCTCTCAGcagtgtgaatattttgtcCATTTAACAGGCAGAGGTCCTGCTCTAGATGAGCAATCGCAAACAGAAAGTCCAAAGGTTTTAAATGCtttgtaaaacaaacaagaccAGATAATGACAAgagttgtttaaaaatgtacgATTCCTTGTACGTTGCCAGTATTTAACGTCTCTTACAATAAGTGACGGCGCTTCTCAGAATGAGTCAAGGAAAGGAGAGAGGTCAGGTTGCAGGAGTACCTGCATGCTTGTGCAACAAGATTGCAGCAAATTCATAGTGTGGGTTGGCAAGCAATACTGGAGGTCTTTGTCTGTCTGGGCCTCTCTTTGTGCCTCCgatccacaaac
This window harbors:
- the wbp2 gene encoding WW domain-binding protein 2, with amino-acid sequence MTLNQNHSESGGVIINNSESVLMNYDNVELVFCDVDSLPEAFRKSKKGSIYLTPYRVIFLAKGRDALQSFMMPFYLMKGCEVKQPVLGANYIKGTVNAEPGGGWEGTATFKLVFAAGGAIEFGQYMLQVAAQASRGQPVTPGFGGCPYMANGAYAYPPPPANGMYPAGPPPGYSYPNPPPPGGFYPSPPAFDASAGYIPPPPYSAPLGQQPPHDPDLPSSAAAEAKAAEAAASASCATLPPTHVYLPQDKPPPYSPPEDKKNQ